One Candidatus Deferrimicrobium sp. genomic window carries:
- a CDS encoding CusA/CzcA family heavy metal efflux RND transporter: MIQRIIGFCAVNRYMTLLAVAMLCVMAVYTFQVVRLDALPDLSDTQVIVYSKWDRSPDIMEDQVTYPIVASLLGLPNVKAIRGFSDFGFSYVYVIFQDGTDIYWARTRVLEYLSKVLPRLPPAVRSELGPDASGVGWAFQYALVDRSGTQSLDQLRTYQDWYLRYARQAVPGGSEIASIGGFQKQYQVTVDPNKLAAYGIPLTMVTEAIRMSNNEVGGRLIEFAGAEYMVRGRGYTKKLSDLENVVVKRGAGGAPVLLKDIGRVAFGPEIRRGISDLDGLGDHVGGIVVMRHGENALNVIERIKAKMEKLKPSMPKGVEFVTTYDRSDLIHRAIETLKHELIVEIIIVALVILVFLWHAPSALVPIVTIPVSVLLSFIPLYYMGVTINIMSIAGIAISIGVLVDGSIVEVENAYNKIYHWDAGGRKGDFHDIRLEALKEVGPSVFFSLLVIAVAFLPVFTLVDQEGRLFKPLAYSKNLAMGLAALLAITLNPAQRMMFARIDPYVFKPKFLAKLATHAFVGRYYSEERHPISRRLFRIYEPMCRFVLRRPKTVIVAALVAMAVSVPVYLKLGSEFMPPLNEGSMLYMPTTLPGLSIAQAQDLMIRMDKVLKSFPEVERVFGKAGRTDSSTDPAPFSMMETTVVLKNPSKWSPKERWYSSWAPDFLKPVFRPIWPDRISWDELVTKMDNALRFPGVTNAWTMPIKARIDMLTTGVRTPIGIKIYGADLAEIQRIGEHLEHFLKNIRGTRSVFAERTAGGYFIDIEPKRDQLARYGLTIGQLQDVIMSAIGGENITTTIEGRERFAVNLRYPRELREDLDRLGRVLVSVGPGAQVPIAQLADVKMVLGPSMIRDENGFLAGYVYVDLVGRDVGGYVEEAKKIVASNIPLKPGYMLEWSGQYENMIRVRERLKLVIPVTLALIFILLYMNTRSAFKSSVVMLAVPFSAIGAIWLFYFLDYNVSIAAWVGMIALMGLDAETGVFMMLFLDLSYDDAKKRGLLRNLGDLDEAIIHGAVKRIRPKMMTVAAAFMGLLPIMWSTSAGADVMKRIAAPMIGGLITSFIMELLIYPAIYKLWKKRELKLTTTAA; this comes from the coding sequence ATCATCCAGCGCATCATCGGATTCTGCGCGGTCAACCGCTACATGACGCTGTTGGCGGTAGCGATGTTGTGCGTCATGGCCGTCTATACCTTCCAGGTGGTCCGCCTCGACGCGCTGCCGGACCTGTCCGACACGCAAGTGATCGTCTACTCGAAGTGGGACCGGTCGCCCGACATCATGGAGGACCAGGTGACGTACCCGATCGTGGCGTCGCTGCTGGGCCTCCCGAACGTCAAGGCGATCCGCGGTTTCTCCGACTTCGGCTTCTCGTACGTGTACGTGATCTTCCAGGACGGCACGGACATCTACTGGGCCCGAACCCGCGTGCTGGAATACCTGTCCAAGGTCCTGCCGCGGCTTCCACCTGCGGTGCGGTCCGAGCTGGGGCCCGACGCCTCGGGGGTGGGATGGGCCTTCCAGTACGCGCTGGTCGACCGCTCCGGCACACAGTCGCTCGACCAGCTCCGCACGTACCAGGACTGGTACCTGCGCTACGCCCGCCAGGCCGTCCCCGGGGGATCGGAAATCGCATCCATCGGCGGCTTTCAGAAGCAGTACCAGGTGACGGTCGATCCGAACAAGCTGGCGGCCTACGGCATCCCGCTCACCATGGTCACCGAAGCGATCCGGATGTCCAACAACGAGGTGGGCGGACGCCTCATCGAGTTCGCGGGCGCCGAATACATGGTGCGGGGGCGCGGCTACACGAAGAAGCTGTCCGACCTGGAAAACGTGGTGGTGAAGAGGGGCGCGGGCGGCGCTCCCGTCCTCTTGAAGGATATCGGCCGTGTGGCGTTCGGCCCCGAGATCCGGCGCGGCATCTCCGACCTCGACGGGCTGGGCGACCACGTGGGCGGCATCGTGGTGATGCGCCACGGCGAGAACGCGCTGAACGTCATCGAACGGATCAAGGCGAAGATGGAGAAACTGAAGCCGTCGATGCCGAAAGGGGTCGAGTTCGTTACGACCTACGACCGCTCCGACCTGATCCACCGGGCGATCGAAACGCTCAAGCACGAGCTCATTGTCGAGATCATCATCGTCGCGCTGGTGATCCTCGTTTTCCTGTGGCACGCCCCTTCCGCGCTGGTGCCGATCGTCACGATTCCCGTCTCGGTGCTGCTGTCGTTCATCCCCCTTTACTACATGGGGGTGACGATCAACATCATGAGCATCGCCGGCATCGCCATCTCGATCGGCGTGCTCGTCGACGGGTCGATCGTCGAGGTCGAAAACGCCTACAACAAGATCTACCACTGGGACGCCGGGGGGAGGAAAGGGGATTTCCACGACATACGGCTCGAAGCGCTGAAGGAGGTCGGTCCTTCCGTCTTCTTCTCGCTGCTCGTCATCGCCGTCGCGTTCCTCCCCGTCTTCACGCTGGTCGACCAGGAAGGGCGGCTGTTCAAGCCGCTGGCGTATTCGAAGAACCTGGCGATGGGGCTGGCCGCGCTGCTCGCGATTACGCTCAACCCGGCGCAGCGGATGATGTTCGCCCGGATCGACCCGTACGTCTTCAAGCCGAAGTTCCTCGCGAAACTGGCCACGCACGCGTTCGTCGGCAGATATTATTCCGAAGAGAGGCACCCGATCAGCCGCAGGTTGTTCCGCATCTACGAGCCGATGTGCCGCTTCGTGCTGCGCCGTCCGAAAACGGTCATCGTCGCCGCACTGGTGGCGATGGCGGTGAGCGTTCCCGTCTACTTAAAGCTCGGCAGCGAGTTCATGCCGCCCTTAAACGAAGGCTCCATGCTCTACATGCCGACGACGTTGCCTGGGCTTTCCATCGCGCAGGCGCAGGACCTGATGATCCGGATGGACAAGGTGCTGAAGAGTTTCCCCGAAGTCGAGCGCGTCTTCGGCAAGGCGGGGCGCACCGACTCGTCCACTGACCCGGCGCCGTTCTCGATGATGGAGACGACGGTGGTGCTGAAAAACCCCTCGAAGTGGAGCCCGAAGGAGCGCTGGTACTCTTCGTGGGCGCCCGATTTCCTGAAGCCCGTGTTCCGCCCCATCTGGCCCGACCGCATCTCGTGGGACGAGCTCGTGACGAAGATGGACAATGCCCTTCGCTTCCCCGGCGTCACCAACGCCTGGACGATGCCGATCAAGGCGCGCATCGACATGCTGACGACCGGCGTCCGCACGCCCATAGGCATCAAGATATACGGCGCCGACCTTGCGGAAATCCAGCGGATCGGGGAACATCTCGAACACTTCCTGAAGAATATCCGGGGTACCCGCTCCGTCTTCGCCGAGCGCACGGCCGGCGGCTACTTCATCGATATCGAGCCGAAGCGCGACCAGCTCGCCCGATACGGCCTGACGATCGGGCAGCTGCAGGACGTGATCATGAGCGCCATCGGCGGCGAGAACATCACCACGACGATCGAGGGCCGGGAGCGCTTCGCCGTGAATCTTCGCTATCCGAGGGAACTGCGGGAAGATCTCGACCGGCTCGGGCGGGTGCTCGTCTCCGTCGGGCCGGGAGCGCAGGTGCCGATCGCCCAGCTCGCCGACGTCAAGATGGTGCTGGGACCATCAATGATCCGCGACGAGAACGGCTTTCTGGCCGGCTACGTCTATGTCGATCTCGTCGGCCGCGACGTGGGCGGGTATGTAGAGGAGGCGAAGAAGATCGTCGCCTCGAATATCCCGCTGAAGCCGGGCTACATGCTCGAGTGGAGCGGCCAGTACGAGAACATGATCCGCGTCCGCGAGCGGCTGAAGCTCGTGATCCCGGTGACGCTGGCGCTGATCTTCATCCTGCTCTACATGAACACGCGTAGCGCGTTCAAGTCTTCGGTCGTCATGCTCGCCGTTCCGTTCTCGGCCATCGGCGCGATCTGGCTTTTCTATTTCCTCGACTACAACGTCTCCATCGCCGCCTGGGTCGGGATGATCGCGCTCATGGGGCTGGATGCCGAGACCGGCGTGTTCATGATGCTGTTCCTGGATCTTTCCTACGACGACGCGAAGAAGAGGGGACTGCTGCGGAACCTCGGGGATCTGGACGAGGCCATCATCCACGGCGCCGTGAAGCGGATTCGCCCCAAGATGATGACGGTGGCCGCGGCGTTCATGGGGCTGCTGCCGATCATGTGGTCCACCTCGGCCGGCGCGGACGTCATGAAGCGGATCGCCGCCCCGATGATCGGGGGATTGATCACATCGTTCATCATGGAGCTGCTGATTTATCCGGCGATCTACAAGTTGTGGAAGAAGCGGGAGCTCAAACTGACAACTACGGCGGCGTAG
- a CDS encoding efflux RND transporter periplasmic adaptor subunit, whose product MSEERKEGTRPEIEGAGAPGGEAPGQPPEGGSPPPESPKKKSRILVIAASVLVLLGLGTLAFYKVPAFHLLLHPHAGGDNAAKTADRYTCGMHPFVISDKPGKCPICGMTLTKIEGAPAPGGATAASSAPAAKPSGGARKILFYRSPMNPTVTSPTPAKDSMGMDYVPVYEDEVSGGGGNLPEGYAAVQVGVERVRMAGIRSAPAVRETISHPVRAVGIVVPDERRIRRVQTKIEGWIEKLHTNFTGQLVTKGQPLLEIYSPELVASQREYLLALEMHDRMKENPYPEEREMAAELVRSSRRRLELFDVPQSFISELERTKNPRRTVTLNAPVSGYVSGKEIFEGTRVMGGMDLLTVSDLSRIWIEAELYEYEAQFVRVGQTASLETVADPGGKLKGRVAFIYPTFSPETRTLKVRFDFPNPGLRLKPQMYANVSLDLHSMTGVVVPDSALIESGVRVIAFVDTGGGSFEPREVKVGVRGNGKAQILSGVQAGEKVVVGANFLLDSESKLRAALTKMTGPASAPSQPQPQSQSPPVPQPPGQGGHAGHGGGR is encoded by the coding sequence ATGAGTGAAGAGAGGAAGGAAGGGACCAGGCCCGAAATCGAGGGGGCGGGTGCGCCCGGGGGGGAGGCTCCGGGGCAGCCCCCGGAGGGAGGTTCCCCTCCGCCGGAATCACCGAAGAAGAAGTCGCGCATCCTCGTCATCGCGGCTTCGGTGCTGGTCCTTCTCGGCTTGGGGACGCTGGCCTTCTACAAGGTCCCGGCCTTCCACTTGCTGCTCCATCCGCACGCCGGAGGCGATAACGCGGCGAAGACCGCCGACAGGTACACTTGCGGCATGCACCCCTTCGTCATCTCCGACAAGCCGGGCAAATGCCCCATCTGCGGCATGACGCTGACGAAGATCGAGGGCGCGCCGGCTCCCGGCGGGGCTACCGCGGCTTCCTCGGCGCCCGCCGCGAAACCTTCGGGAGGCGCGCGGAAGATCCTCTTTTACCGCAGTCCGATGAACCCCACCGTCACCTCGCCGACTCCGGCCAAGGACTCGATGGGGATGGATTACGTTCCGGTGTACGAGGACGAGGTCAGTGGAGGCGGGGGCAATCTGCCCGAAGGGTACGCCGCCGTCCAGGTGGGCGTGGAGAGGGTACGAATGGCCGGGATCCGGAGCGCGCCCGCGGTGCGTGAGACGATCAGCCATCCGGTGCGGGCCGTCGGGATCGTCGTCCCCGATGAACGGCGCATCCGGCGCGTCCAGACGAAGATCGAGGGCTGGATCGAAAAGCTCCACACGAACTTTACCGGCCAGCTGGTGACGAAGGGCCAGCCGCTCCTGGAGATCTACTCGCCCGAGCTGGTGGCCAGCCAGCGGGAGTACCTGCTCGCCCTCGAGATGCACGACCGGATGAAGGAGAATCCCTACCCCGAGGAGAGGGAGATGGCGGCGGAGCTCGTCCGGTCGTCCCGGCGCCGGCTCGAGCTCTTCGACGTACCGCAAAGCTTCATCTCCGAACTCGAGAGGACGAAGAACCCCCGGCGCACCGTCACGCTGAACGCGCCGGTGTCGGGTTACGTGTCGGGCAAGGAGATCTTCGAGGGGACGCGCGTCATGGGGGGGATGGACCTGCTCACCGTGAGCGACCTCTCCCGCATCTGGATCGAGGCCGAACTCTACGAATACGAGGCGCAGTTCGTGCGCGTGGGGCAAACGGCGTCCCTCGAAACGGTAGCCGATCCGGGGGGGAAGCTCAAAGGGCGGGTCGCCTTCATCTATCCCACGTTCTCGCCCGAGACCCGCACGCTAAAGGTGCGTTTCGACTTCCCGAATCCCGGTCTTCGCCTGAAGCCGCAGATGTACGCCAACGTCTCGCTCGACCTGCATAGCATGACCGGCGTGGTCGTCCCCGACTCGGCGCTGATCGAATCGGGGGTCCGCGTGATCGCGTTCGTGGACACGGGCGGCGGCAGCTTCGAGCCGCGCGAGGTGAAGGTGGGCGTCCGGGGCAACGGCAAGGCCCAGATCCTTTCCGGCGTACAGGCGGGGGAGAAGGTAGTTGTGGGCGCCAACTTCCTGCTCGACTCCGAGTCGAAGCTGCGGGCGGCGCTCACGAAGATGACCGGCCCCGCGTCCGCGCCCTCCCAGCCGCAGCCGCAATCGCAATCGCCACCGGTACCGCAACCGCCGGGGCAGGGCGGCCACGCCGGTCACGGAGGGGGGCGATGA
- a CDS encoding TolC family protein, translating into MRIGKGITTPGRVLFLLLATAFPWKAGAEEVPLPVSHYVEAAFANNPSLNAMRERIRIKENAAIRAGALDDPKAWIGITNVPVTSWSFREEDMTGKEIGLSQLIPYPGKLRLRTEVATREKEQTEFDLQEVRNVLRAEIRMAYADLSSVRRQAEVVRRTREILREIVAVSQEMYAVGRVTQADVHRGQVEFEKLREVLLVLENREKVLSIRLNTLSALPPGLPVPALLDLQEFAFPYRQDELMAMYNEERPLRKSLEARVLRGEASIALARKEYYPDFEISGSYMQRDDTPDGARRSDMFSSSVLVNLPIWRKQKLDPLVREMTAEREMARRELANQDLETSNAIGRSLATIRNRAEVAALYRTTIIPHGETNFETTLAAYRVGKVDFPALLDTITNLLFFRKGYHETVGDLNVEKARLGAVVGKDLD; encoded by the coding sequence ATGCGAATCGGCAAAGGGATCACGACACCTGGAAGAGTTCTCTTTCTCCTCCTGGCCACCGCATTTCCCTGGAAAGCGGGTGCGGAGGAGGTTCCCCTCCCCGTATCGCATTACGTGGAAGCGGCCTTCGCGAACAATCCTTCCCTCAACGCCATGCGGGAGCGCATCCGGATAAAGGAGAACGCCGCGATCCGGGCCGGGGCCCTGGACGACCCGAAGGCATGGATCGGGATCACCAACGTGCCCGTGACGAGCTGGTCCTTCCGGGAGGAGGACATGACGGGGAAGGAGATCGGCCTGTCGCAGTTGATTCCCTACCCCGGCAAATTGAGGCTGCGGACGGAAGTGGCGACGCGGGAGAAAGAGCAGACCGAGTTCGACCTGCAGGAGGTGCGGAACGTGCTGCGGGCAGAGATCCGGATGGCCTACGCGGATCTCTCTTCCGTTCGCAGGCAGGCGGAGGTGGTTCGGCGGACCCGGGAGATCCTTCGGGAGATCGTGGCGGTTTCCCAGGAGATGTACGCCGTGGGACGGGTGACCCAGGCTGACGTCCACCGGGGGCAGGTGGAGTTCGAGAAACTGCGGGAGGTGCTCCTCGTCCTCGAAAACCGGGAGAAGGTCCTTTCCATACGGCTCAACACGCTCTCCGCCCTGCCGCCCGGACTACCGGTCCCGGCGCTCCTCGACCTGCAGGAATTCGCCTTTCCGTACCGCCAGGACGAGTTGATGGCCATGTACAACGAAGAGCGGCCGTTGAGAAAGTCGCTCGAGGCGAGAGTTCTCCGCGGGGAGGCTTCCATCGCGTTGGCCAGGAAAGAGTATTACCCCGACTTCGAGATCTCCGGCTCCTACATGCAGCGGGACGATACGCCGGACGGAGCAAGGCGCTCGGACATGTTCTCCTCGAGTGTGCTCGTGAACCTGCCGATCTGGCGGAAACAGAAGCTCGATCCCTTGGTCCGGGAGATGACGGCGGAACGGGAGATGGCCCGGCGCGAGCTGGCCAACCAGGACCTCGAGACATCCAATGCGATCGGTAGATCGCTGGCCACGATCCGAAACCGCGCCGAAGTGGCCGCGCTCTACCGGACGACGATCATTCCTCACGGCGAAACGAACTTCGAGACGACCCTGGCGGCCTATCGCGTCGGAAAGGTCGACTTTCCGGCGCTGCTGGATACGATCACGAACCTCCTCTTCTTCCGGAAGGGCTATCACGAGACCGTGGGAGATCTGAACGTGGAAAAGGCGAGGCTGGGAGCGGTTGTGGGGAAAGACCTGGACTGA
- a CDS encoding ABC transporter ATP-binding protein, producing the protein MEPIIQLKDVSMVYGCNGTRTTALAGVSFDVWRGEYVVITGESGAGKSTMLTILGGLQVPSEGVVRIGGADLSALPADGLADFRRETIGFVFQSYHLLPYLTARENVMVPMSPARVPPREKEERANDLLASMGLAGKEDRLPSQLSGGESQRVAIARALVHDPPVLLADEPTGNLDSATGEQILELFSEWHGRGKTVLMVTHNKANLARATRTIRLRDGHVEEDRVVRPIPAEPAGV; encoded by the coding sequence ATGGAACCGATCATTCAGCTGAAGGACGTTTCGATGGTCTACGGATGCAACGGTACCCGGACGACGGCGCTGGCCGGGGTCTCCTTCGATGTATGGCGGGGGGAGTACGTCGTCATCACGGGGGAGTCGGGGGCGGGAAAGAGCACAATGCTGACGATCCTCGGGGGGCTGCAGGTTCCTTCGGAGGGGGTGGTGCGGATCGGAGGCGCCGATCTCTCCGCGCTTCCGGCGGACGGCCTGGCCGACTTCCGGCGGGAGACGATCGGTTTCGTCTTCCAGTCGTACCACCTCCTTCCGTACCTGACAGCGCGGGAGAACGTGATGGTGCCGATGTCGCCGGCGCGGGTCCCGCCCCGGGAGAAGGAGGAGCGGGCCAACGACCTTCTCGCCTCCATGGGGCTGGCCGGGAAGGAAGACCGTCTCCCTTCGCAGCTGTCCGGCGGGGAGAGCCAGCGGGTGGCGATCGCGCGTGCGCTGGTCCACGATCCCCCCGTGTTGCTGGCGGACGAGCCGACCGGGAACCTCGACAGCGCGACGGGAGAGCAGATCCTCGAACTGTTCTCCGAGTGGCATGGTCGTGGGAAGACGGTCCTGATGGTCACGCACAACAAGGCGAACCTCGCGCGCGCCACGCGGACCATCCGCCTGCGCGACGGGCATGTGGAAGAGGACCGGGTTGTACGGCCTATTCCCGCAGAGCCGGCGGGGGTCTGA
- a CDS encoding ABC transporter permease, with amino-acid sequence MNIRKLAWKNLLRRKSRAVFTGLGIFLGIATFVAISSITSQMEGAVQDQLDRFGANIVVSPRTEQVSLGFGDIALGGTEVAHSRLTMADKERIASIHHKGRIRSIVPFLMTAADASGKNLVWMGLPGTDVAAARPWWKIQGGTGVKRGEVLLGAEAAALLDKGPGGSVTAGNRLYRVAGVLHPTGEKEDGMVIADIADVQALAKKPGAVTYFEVAALCKDCPVEEIVAQIGKALPGARVSAIRQVVESRKAAVEQLRRLGLGVSAIVLFIGGLMVLVTVMSGVQERTREIGVLRAVGFRKRSIFSLLFWETGWVSLLSSLLGAGTGIAIAYLASPAFGIEHPSVLFSPGILGAVAGLSLGLIGAIPPARRAAALSPTEAIRSL; translated from the coding sequence ATGAACATCAGGAAACTTGCCTGGAAGAACCTGCTTCGCCGCAAGTCGCGCGCGGTCTTTACTGGCCTCGGGATCTTCCTCGGGATCGCCACGTTCGTCGCGATCTCGTCGATCACCTCGCAGATGGAAGGGGCCGTCCAGGATCAACTGGACCGGTTCGGCGCGAACATCGTTGTGTCCCCGCGGACCGAGCAGGTATCCCTCGGGTTCGGAGACATCGCCCTCGGAGGGACGGAGGTGGCGCACTCCCGGCTCACGATGGCGGACAAGGAGCGCATCGCGTCGATTCACCACAAGGGCCGGATCCGTTCCATCGTTCCCTTCCTGATGACCGCGGCGGACGCCTCCGGGAAGAACCTCGTCTGGATGGGACTGCCCGGGACGGATGTGGCGGCCGCCCGCCCATGGTGGAAGATCCAGGGGGGAACGGGGGTGAAGCGCGGAGAGGTGCTGTTGGGAGCCGAGGCCGCGGCGCTGCTCGACAAGGGTCCGGGAGGGAGCGTGACGGCCGGGAACCGTCTCTACCGGGTGGCCGGGGTGCTTCATCCGACGGGGGAGAAGGAAGACGGGATGGTGATCGCCGACATCGCGGACGTGCAGGCACTGGCGAAGAAGCCGGGGGCCGTGACGTATTTCGAGGTGGCGGCGCTGTGCAAGGATTGCCCGGTGGAGGAGATCGTGGCGCAGATCGGGAAGGCGCTGCCGGGGGCGCGGGTGTCGGCGATCCGGCAGGTGGTGGAGAGCCGGAAGGCCGCGGTGGAGCAGCTTCGGCGCCTCGGGCTCGGTGTTTCCGCGATCGTCCTGTTCATCGGGGGACTCATGGTGCTGGTGACCGTGATGAGCGGGGTGCAGGAACGCACGCGCGAGATCGGTGTCTTGCGGGCGGTCGGTTTCCGGAAACGGTCGATCTTCTCTCTCCTGTTCTGGGAGACCGGTTGGGTATCCCTCCTCTCCTCGCTGCTCGGGGCGGGAACTGGAATCGCCATCGCGTACCTTGCCTCGCCGGCCTTCGGGATCGAGCATCCTTCGGTCCTCTTCTCCCCGGGGATCTTAGGCGCCGTCGCCGGTCTCTCCCTCGGGTTGATCGGGGCCATCCCGCCGGCGCGGCGCGCCGCGGCCTTGTCGCCCACGGAAGCGATCCGCAGCCTTTGA
- a CDS encoding DUF2318 domain-containing protein gives MAVNRRKGMIIGGVVAGIVVVVVAAVSAGILDGLLKKSPAEYAKAAGVVETADAVKIPLKALDSGKALFLSLESEGRQLYYFALKSRDGAYRAALDACDVCYRTNRGYRQEGDLSVCNKCGQTFPSNRIGEIKGGCNPHPLARAVEGGYLVIRKAAIAEREDYFVRKRS, from the coding sequence ATGGCGGTGAATCGTAGGAAGGGCATGATCATCGGTGGGGTGGTTGCCGGAATCGTGGTTGTCGTCGTAGCGGCGGTTTCCGCCGGCATACTGGACGGTCTCCTCAAGAAATCGCCGGCGGAATACGCGAAAGCGGCCGGGGTGGTGGAGACGGCCGATGCCGTGAAGATCCCCCTGAAGGCCCTCGATTCCGGAAAAGCCCTCTTCCTGTCGTTGGAGTCGGAAGGCCGGCAGTTGTACTACTTTGCGCTGAAAAGCCGGGACGGTGCGTACCGGGCGGCGCTCGACGCCTGCGACGTCTGCTACCGGACGAACCGCGGTTATCGGCAGGAAGGCGACCTCTCGGTCTGCAATAAATGCGGCCAGACCTTTCCCTCCAACCGGATCGGGGAGATCAAGGGCGGATGCAACCCACATCCTCTTGCGCGAGCCGTCGAGGGGGGATACCTCGTGATCCGGAAGGCCGCCATCGCCGAACGCGAGGATTACTTCGTCCGGAAGCGGTCATGA
- a CDS encoding response regulator, which yields MRRRILYVEDDPTGREVALFNLRRAGYDVTLASDGQEALSRFSLEKFDLLITDIRMPGLSGLELVRRIHRMVPRLPIIVVTAFGGMETALEAMREGACYFLAKPFDRAHLHLAVEKVLGGRFLADEAEGLKVPVSEIERGIVCVFPDRGGSLLLQSGRSAPEAAPSQTEEK from the coding sequence ATGAGGAGGCGCATTCTTTATGTCGAAGACGACCCGACAGGGAGGGAAGTCGCCTTGTTCAACCTGAGGAGAGCGGGATACGACGTCACCCTTGCTTCCGACGGTCAGGAAGCCCTCTCGCGTTTTTCCCTCGAAAAGTTCGACCTCCTCATCACCGACATCAGGATGCCGGGCCTCTCCGGACTCGAACTGGTGCGCCGGATTCACAGGATGGTTCCGCGCCTGCCGATCATCGTCGTAACGGCGTTTGGCGGCATGGAAACGGCCTTGGAGGCGATGAGGGAGGGAGCCTGCTACTTCCTCGCGAAGCCCTTTGATCGGGCCCATCTCCATCTGGCTGTTGAGAAGGTCCTCGGAGGCAGGTTCCTCGCCGACGAGGCGGAGGGCCTCAAGGTTCCCGTAAGCGAGATTGAGCGGGGAATCGTGTGCGTCTTCCCGGACCGCGGAGGCTCCCTGTTGCTGCAATCGGGCCGCTCCGCACCGGAAGCGGCGCCATCGCAGACGGAAGAGAAATAA